The Ruficoccus amylovorans genome has a segment encoding these proteins:
- a CDS encoding LytTR family DNA-binding domain-containing protein translates to INADGDYSRVYYASGGCDMVRQTMKAWESILPPGDFLRIHRAHIINIGHVTTTSQSEGEFAVTLRGDYPRCTVSRRRVKEVLNQLPDQATD, encoded by the coding sequence GCATCAACGCAGACGGCGACTACAGCAGGGTGTACTACGCCTCTGGTGGGTGCGACATGGTACGCCAGACGATGAAAGCCTGGGAAAGCATACTTCCTCCAGGGGATTTCTTGCGCATTCACCGCGCTCATATTATTAATATCGGGCACGTGACAACGACCTCCCAATCCGAAGGAGAATTTGCCGTCACTCTTCGTGGTGACTATCCACGCTGCACCGTCAGCCGACGACGGGTGAAGGAAGTCCTCAACCAGTTGCCTGATCAAGCGACGGATTAA
- a CDS encoding PEP-CTERM sorting domain-containing protein (PEP-CTERM proteins occur, often in large numbers, in the proteomes of bacteria that also encode an exosortase, a predicted intramembrane cysteine proteinase. The presence of a PEP-CTERM domain at a protein's C-terminus predicts cleavage within the sorting domain, followed by covalent anchoring to some some component of the (usually Gram-negative) cell surface. Many PEP-CTERM proteins exhibit an unusual sequence composition that includes large numbers of potential glycosylation sites. Expression of one such protein has been shown restore the ability of a bacterium to form floc, a type of biofilm.), which translates to MKNTPLPRSTKLLATLPALVGVGQLHGEIIYTGTGPGGYFSDGGIWFNFINQDFTDSPSSEYDWSFAIYEKGFPYTYGNITEGTYEAAVTENAPYDLDTIQFAEGALIDDTSDYDGNLSDLGANWDTVTGTPGYAGYRFESGGETYYGWAYFSVEQVSDFDYTLTLYGFAYDDTGAAIKAGDGTPVPEPGETAALLGLAAAGSAAAFAARRRRKAAKSA; encoded by the coding sequence ATGAAAAACACACCGCTGCCGAGATCCACAAAACTGCTGGCTACGCTTCCCGCCTTGGTGGGAGTGGGCCAACTTCATGGTGAAATCATCTACACCGGAACCGGTCCGGGGGGCTACTTCTCAGACGGAGGTATTTGGTTTAACTTTATTAACCAAGACTTTACGGACAGCCCGAGCTCGGAATACGACTGGAGTTTTGCTATCTATGAAAAGGGCTTCCCTTACACATATGGCAATATAACAGAGGGGACTTATGAGGCCGCTGTCACGGAAAATGCGCCTTACGATCTTGACACTATACAATTTGCCGAAGGCGCACTGATTGACGATACGTCGGACTATGATGGTAACTTATCGGATTTAGGGGCGAACTGGGACACGGTTACCGGAACGCCGGGGTATGCCGGATATCGATTCGAAAGTGGCGGTGAAACTTATTATGGCTGGGCGTATTTCAGCGTCGAGCAGGTCAGTGATTTTGACTACACGCTCACTCTCTACGGCTTCGCCTATGACGACACGGGCGCTGCTATCAAAGCCGGCGACGGTACCCCTGTGCCCGAGCCCGGCGAGACCGCCGCGCTGCTTGGTCTTGCAGCCGCAGGTTCCGCCGCGGCCTTCGCGGCCCGCCGTCGCCGTAAGGCCGCCAAGTCCGCCTGA